One window from the genome of Microscilla marina ATCC 23134 encodes:
- a CDS encoding GAF domain-containing protein — MLKRIKNIQNLSIRLKLTLFVIFLTGIITGNFLYVQYYNNSLIEISEKTINIAGKNGALSQQIALYALEIKNRRDNLPELKTKLKQAVDKHNSYLMALEKGGYVDVDNEQVHIDKPAPKAVQITLGVVKETWKLYKKNAEVVANLKTIDDKTQTLNSNVRKAIEYLLENSSDMYEKDSKLVQADLRYFTDKHDKRRNILIALFSANIVLLFLGYLYIDYVVIGPVSKIAKIDDIISEGDFEQRVPYKREDELGKVAHAINTLFENLQNATDFITAIGEGKLDVEYQLSVDNGLQRADRLTGALLEMRDKMSQVAESDRQRNWISEGLAKFANILREDKDRAVEEFTYDIIANLVKYTNANQGGLFIVNDRQGDSPYLELLSSYAFEKRKYVDKVIHKGEGLVGEVFQEGSTVYITDVPNDYVNITSGLGDSNPRCILIVPLKLNDEIFGVVELASFYQFQPFQIDFVEKLGESIASTFASIKTSKRTEQLLLESVQLGEQMKTQEEEMRQNLEELVATQNEVERQNQKITKQKTELEKALEDEKRKRESVEKREETLRKNLEELKQAQREMDMKTVVYQRHRDAIWLIENNLIIDCNDAALRMFGVKDKVDMIDRMPDSYSPNEQADGQRSSELLKAHVKKTLDTGATIFEWQYETIQGETINAEVQMNAFDLGKKRMIMVVNRNVNLLKSQELELKNKADELRKAERDLQKSIDQLVVTQEKLRTKDQEVEEIKLQEEEKAKEIRESQKKLLHNMLAKSKRAEMDLKRELVKREASIEAYKQRLTQLQNGGKRRRRKK, encoded by the coding sequence ATGCTTAAGAGGATAAAAAACATACAAAACCTATCTATTCGTTTAAAGTTAACCTTGTTTGTTATTTTCTTAACAGGCATCATCACAGGAAACTTTTTGTATGTACAATACTATAATAACTCTTTGATTGAAATTTCGGAAAAAACCATAAATATTGCCGGAAAAAATGGAGCATTATCGCAGCAAATAGCGTTGTATGCTTTAGAAATCAAAAACCGAAGAGATAACCTCCCTGAGTTAAAAACAAAATTGAAGCAGGCTGTAGATAAACATAATAGCTATTTGATGGCACTTGAAAAAGGGGGATATGTTGATGTAGATAATGAACAAGTGCATATTGACAAGCCAGCTCCTAAAGCGGTGCAAATTACGCTTGGTGTAGTAAAGGAAACCTGGAAACTCTACAAAAAAAATGCTGAGGTTGTAGCAAATCTCAAAACCATTGATGATAAAACCCAAACGCTCAACTCAAACGTCAGAAAAGCCATAGAATACTTGCTTGAAAACTCATCCGATATGTACGAAAAGGATAGCAAGCTGGTACAGGCTGATTTAAGGTATTTTACTGACAAACACGACAAGCGTCGAAACATTCTCATTGCTCTTTTTAGTGCCAATATTGTTTTATTGTTTTTAGGTTATCTCTACATAGATTATGTAGTAATAGGACCGGTATCAAAAATTGCCAAAATTGATGATATTATTAGCGAAGGCGACTTTGAACAACGTGTGCCTTACAAAAGAGAAGATGAACTGGGTAAGGTAGCCCACGCAATCAATACATTATTTGAAAACCTCCAGAATGCAACTGACTTTATTACTGCTATAGGTGAGGGTAAACTAGATGTAGAGTATCAATTAAGCGTTGATAATGGGCTACAAAGAGCCGACCGACTGACGGGGGCGTTGCTTGAGATGCGTGACAAAATGAGTCAGGTGGCAGAAAGTGACCGACAGCGTAACTGGATATCTGAAGGTTTGGCCAAGTTTGCCAATATTTTGCGTGAAGATAAAGATCGGGCAGTAGAAGAGTTTACGTATGATATTATTGCCAACCTAGTAAAATATACTAATGCCAACCAAGGTGGATTGTTTATTGTGAACGATCGCCAAGGCGACTCTCCATACCTTGAACTACTATCAAGCTATGCTTTCGAAAAACGTAAGTATGTAGACAAAGTCATTCATAAAGGAGAAGGACTGGTTGGAGAGGTTTTTCAAGAAGGCAGCACGGTGTATATTACTGATGTACCCAATGACTATGTAAACATTACTTCTGGTTTGGGTGACTCAAACCCTCGTTGTATTTTGATTGTGCCGCTTAAATTGAACGATGAGATTTTTGGAGTAGTAGAGTTAGCATCTTTTTATCAGTTCCAACCTTTTCAAATTGATTTTGTTGAAAAACTTGGAGAAAGCATTGCTTCTACATTCGCTTCTATCAAAACAAGTAAACGTACAGAGCAACTATTACTAGAGTCGGTACAACTGGGTGAACAGATGAAAACTCAGGAAGAAGAAATGCGCCAGAATCTTGAAGAGTTGGTAGCGACTCAAAATGAGGTAGAAAGGCAAAACCAAAAGATTACCAAACAAAAGACAGAACTGGAGAAGGCACTCGAAGATGAAAAAAGAAAACGTGAGAGTGTAGAAAAACGAGAAGAGACATTACGTAAAAACCTGGAAGAGCTTAAGCAGGCGCAGCGTGAAATGGACATGAAAACGGTGGTTTATCAACGCCACCGTGATGCCATCTGGTTGATAGAGAACAACCTGATTATAGACTGTAATGATGCAGCCTTGCGTATGTTTGGGGTAAAAGATAAGGTAGACATGATAGACCGCATGCCTGACTCTTACTCTCCCAATGAGCAAGCCGATGGGCAAAGGTCTAGTGAACTATTGAAAGCACATGTCAAGAAAACCCTTGATACAGGAGCCACTATTTTTGAGTGGCAATATGAAACCATTCAAGGTGAAACCATCAATGCAGAAGTTCAAATGAATGCTTTTGATTTGGGTAAAAAACGTATGATTATGGTGGTAAACCGAAATGTTAACTTACTTAAGTCTCAGGAACTGGAACTGAAAAATAAAGCAGATGAACTGAGAAAAGCAGAACGTGACCTACAGAAAAGTATAGACCAGCTGGTTGTTACCCAAGAAAAACTACGAACCAAAGATCAGGAAGTAGAAGAAATTAAATTGCAAGAAGAAGAAAAAGCCAAAGAGATAAGAGAAAGTCAAAAAAAGCTATTGCATAATATGCTTGCAAAATCGAAGCGCGCAGAGATGGACTTAAAACGGGAACTTGTAAAAAGAGAGGCCTCTATTGAAGCTTATAAACAGCGGCTTACACAACTACAAAATGGGGGTAAGAGACGGCGCAGAAAAAAATAA